A stretch of Metabacillus sp. FJAT-52054 DNA encodes these proteins:
- a CDS encoding glucose-6-phosphate isomerase — MTHVRFDYSKALSFFSEHEVTYLRDFVKVAHHSIHEKTGAGSDYLGWVDLPVNYDKEEFSRIQKSAAKIKEDSDVLVVIGIGGSYLGARAAIEMLNHSFYNVLSKEDRKTPQVIFAGNNISSSYMKDLMDVLKGRDFSINVISKSGTTTEPALAFRIFRKLLEEKYGKEEARTRIYATTDKARGALKTLADEEGYESFVIPDDVGGRYSVLTAVGLLPIAVAGNDIEAMMKGAADAMNDFSSSELEENAAYQYAAVRNVLYSKGKTIEMLINYEPGLQYFSEWWKQLFGESEGKDQKGIFPSSANFSTDLHSLGQYVQEGRRDLFETVLNVENSRHELLIEEEENDLDGLNYLAGKNVDFVNKRAFEGTMLAHTDGDVPNLIVNVPQMDAYTFGYLAYFFEIACAMSGYLLGVNPFDQPGVEAYKVNMFALLGKPGFEEKKAELEKRLK; from the coding sequence ATGACACATGTTCGTTTTGATTATTCCAAAGCGCTGTCATTTTTCAGTGAGCACGAAGTTACATACCTGCGTGATTTTGTTAAAGTAGCGCATCATTCCATACACGAAAAAACAGGGGCCGGCAGTGATTACTTAGGCTGGGTAGACCTTCCTGTTAACTATGATAAAGAGGAATTCAGCCGCATTCAAAAAAGTGCAGCAAAAATCAAAGAGGATTCCGACGTATTGGTTGTCATCGGGATCGGCGGTTCCTACCTTGGAGCAAGAGCTGCGATTGAAATGCTGAATCATTCCTTCTACAATGTCCTTTCCAAAGAAGACAGAAAAACCCCTCAGGTGATTTTCGCTGGAAATAACATTAGTTCTTCATACATGAAAGACTTAATGGACGTCTTAAAAGGCAGAGATTTTTCAATTAACGTGATTTCTAAGTCTGGAACGACTACCGAGCCTGCCCTTGCTTTCCGTATTTTCCGCAAGCTTTTAGAAGAAAAGTATGGAAAAGAAGAAGCGCGCACCCGCATTTATGCTACAACGGATAAAGCACGCGGTGCTCTTAAAACGCTTGCTGATGAAGAAGGCTATGAAAGCTTTGTGATTCCTGATGATGTGGGCGGACGCTATTCTGTATTAACAGCTGTAGGACTTCTGCCGATTGCTGTAGCAGGAAACGATATTGAAGCAATGATGAAGGGTGCAGCGGATGCGATGAACGATTTCTCAAGTTCTGAGCTTGAAGAAAATGCTGCCTACCAATATGCCGCTGTTCGCAATGTTCTATACAGCAAAGGTAAAACCATTGAAATGCTGATTAACTATGAGCCTGGTCTGCAGTACTTCTCCGAGTGGTGGAAACAGCTCTTCGGCGAAAGCGAAGGAAAAGACCAAAAAGGCATTTTCCCTTCTTCAGCTAACTTCTCAACGGACTTGCACTCTCTTGGACAATACGTTCAGGAAGGACGCAGAGATTTGTTTGAAACAGTCTTGAACGTGGAAAATTCCCGTCATGAATTGCTGATCGAAGAGGAAGAAAATGATCTTGACGGTTTGAACTATCTTGCCGGAAAAAACGTGGACTTTGTTAACAAAAGAGCGTTTGAAGGAACAATGCTTGCTCATACAGACGGAGACGTTCCAAACCTGATTGTCAATGTTCCACAGATGGATGCATACACATTTGGCTATCTTGCGTACTTCTTTGAAATTGCCTGCGCGATGAGCGGCTATCTACTTGGTGTCAATCCGTTTGATCAGCCTGGTGTAGAAGCGTACAAAGTAAACATGTTTGCATTGCTTGGCAAACCTGGATTCGAAGAGAAGAAAGCAGAGCTTGAAAAACGCTTAAAATAA
- a CDS encoding GNAT family protein: MRTMIRFATQADAFKMTRYIKKILGETPYMISEAGEYRPSIEDEEYWIKQTYQDGGMILLAFAGRSLIGMLSVNRHKRNRRSHVCSFGISVKNSFQGHGIGKELMRRMIEWCKAEQGLEKITLEVFSNNDKAIRLYEALGFKEEGRMCREIRYADGEYADMITMALFIHNDEST; the protein is encoded by the coding sequence ATGAGAACGATGATCCGTTTTGCCACGCAGGCAGATGCTTTTAAAATGACAAGGTATATAAAGAAAATTCTTGGCGAAACGCCCTACATGATCAGTGAAGCGGGTGAGTATCGACCATCGATTGAAGATGAAGAGTACTGGATTAAACAAACCTATCAGGACGGCGGGATGATTTTACTGGCCTTTGCAGGACGCAGTTTAATTGGCATGCTGAGCGTAAACCGGCATAAAAGAAACAGGAGGAGTCATGTTTGCTCCTTCGGGATTTCCGTCAAGAATAGTTTTCAAGGTCATGGAATCGGCAAGGAATTAATGAGACGAATGATTGAGTGGTGCAAAGCTGAGCAAGGGCTTGAAAAAATCACTCTGGAGGTGTTCTCAAATAATGATAAGGCGATCCGGCTCTATGAAGCTCTGGGGTTTAAAGAAGAAGGCAGGATGTGCAGGGAAATCCGCTATGCCGATGGCGAATATGCCGACATGATCACAATGGCTCTGTTTATACACAATGATGAAAGTACTTAA
- a CDS encoding iron-containing alcohol dehydrogenase has product MENFTYYNPTKLIFGKGQLEQLKNELPQYGSKVLLVYGGGSIKRSGLYDQVISVLNEIGAEVSELAGVEPNPRLTTVRKGVDICKTEGIEVILAVGGGSVIDCTKAIAAGAKYDGDAWDIVTKKHAPADALPFGTVLTLAATGSEMNAGSVITNWETQEKYGWGSPLTFPKFSILDPVNTFTVPKDHTVYGIVDMMSHVFEQYFHRASNTPLQDRMCESVLKTVIETAPKLLEDLENYDLRETILYNGTIALNGTLQMGAPGDWASHNIEHAVSAVYDIPHAGGLAILFPNWMKHNLHVDVSRFKQLAVRVFDVNPEGKTDEETALEGISRLREFWSSLGAPSRLADYNINDENLDMIADKAMIYGEFGRFNALKKQDVVDILQASL; this is encoded by the coding sequence ATGGAAAACTTTACATACTATAATCCAACTAAGCTGATTTTCGGAAAAGGCCAGCTGGAGCAATTGAAGAACGAACTGCCTCAATACGGCAGCAAGGTATTGCTTGTATACGGAGGCGGAAGCATTAAACGCAGCGGACTTTATGATCAAGTCATTTCTGTACTGAACGAAATAGGAGCGGAAGTATCTGAGCTTGCAGGAGTAGAACCGAATCCGCGTCTTACAACAGTAAGAAAAGGTGTGGACATCTGCAAAACGGAAGGAATTGAAGTTATTCTTGCAGTCGGAGGCGGAAGCGTAATTGACTGTACAAAAGCAATTGCAGCAGGCGCTAAGTATGATGGAGATGCATGGGATATTGTTACGAAAAAACATGCTCCCGCTGATGCTCTTCCATTCGGAACGGTTCTTACACTTGCAGCGACCGGTTCAGAAATGAATGCAGGTTCTGTTATCACGAACTGGGAAACACAGGAGAAATATGGATGGGGCAGCCCGCTTACATTCCCTAAATTCTCGATCCTTGATCCAGTTAATACATTCACTGTACCAAAAGACCATACTGTATATGGCATTGTCGATATGATGTCCCATGTATTTGAACAATACTTCCACCGTGCGTCCAATACTCCATTACAGGACCGCATGTGTGAATCTGTTCTTAAAACAGTTATCGAAACCGCTCCAAAATTGCTGGAAGACCTTGAAAATTATGATCTTCGTGAGACGATTTTATACAATGGTACGATTGCTCTTAACGGTACACTTCAAATGGGAGCGCCTGGTGACTGGGCATCTCATAATATTGAGCATGCTGTTTCAGCTGTATATGATATTCCGCATGCAGGCGGATTAGCGATTCTTTTCCCAAATTGGATGAAGCACAATCTTCATGTAGATGTCAGCCGCTTTAAACAGCTTGCTGTTCGAGTGTTTGATGTCAATCCTGAAGGGAAAACGGATGAAGAGACAGCTCTTGAAGGAATCAGCCGACTGCGTGAATTCTGGAGCAGCCTGGGGGCGCCGAGTCGTCTTGCTGACTACAATATCAATGACGAGAACCTTGACATGATTGCAGACAAAGCAATGATTTACGGGGAGTTCGGACGTTTTAATGCGCTTAAAAAACAAGATGTAGTCGACATCTTGCAAGCATCATTGTAA
- a CDS encoding DUF378 domain-containing protein gives MSGIQRAALVLTIIGAVNWGLIGFFQFDLVAAIFGGQNAALSRIIYGLVGIAGLINIGLLFKPAAELGRTEPKPDMR, from the coding sequence ATGAGTGGAATTCAGCGTGCAGCACTTGTACTTACTATTATCGGAGCTGTTAACTGGGGATTGATCGGCTTCTTCCAATTTGATTTGGTAGCAGCAATCTTCGGAGGACAGAATGCAGCCCTTTCCCGCATCATTTATGGTTTAGTTGGAATTGCCGGTTTGATTAACATTGGTCTTCTTTTCAAGCCTGCTGCGGAACTTGGACGCACTGAACCGAAGCCAGATATGAGATAA
- the yugI gene encoding S1 domain-containing post-transcriptional regulator GSP13, translated as MTATYEVGNVYTGKITGIQPYGAFVALDGDTQGLVHISEVTHSFVKDINEHLKVGEEVQVKVLSIDEKAGKMSLSIRATQEAPERPEVKKQPRKKQPAASAATSYSSGDSAQGFNTLKEKLEEWIEQSKK; from the coding sequence ATGACAGCCACTTATGAAGTTGGAAATGTATATACAGGAAAAATTACAGGCATTCAGCCGTACGGAGCGTTTGTAGCGCTTGATGGCGATACTCAAGGCCTTGTTCATATTTCTGAAGTAACACATAGCTTTGTTAAGGATATTAACGAGCATTTGAAAGTTGGAGAGGAAGTTCAAGTGAAAGTTCTTTCCATCGACGAAAAAGCAGGCAAAATGAGCCTTTCAATCCGCGCGACTCAAGAAGCTCCTGAGCGTCCTGAAGTGAAAAAACAGCCAAGAAAGAAACAACCGGCTGCTTCAGCTGCTACTTCTTACTCTTCCGGTGATTCTGCACAAGGTTTCAACACACTGAAAGAAAAGCTTGAAGAGTGGATCGAACAATCCAAAAAGTAA